The Pseudophryne corroboree isolate aPseCor3 chromosome 10, aPseCor3.hap2, whole genome shotgun sequence DNA segment CCTCCCCCATAATAGGTCAGTCACAAACCCCTCACCCATCCCCCTTCCACACTCCCATACTAACCCTAGTGGCCAAATGGCCCTCCTCAGCTGTCGCTGTCCCGTCTCACATGTAGATAAATGTGTCTGGCATCGGGATCCTGCCACTCGGGATGCCGGCGCTcagagaataccaacagcggcatcccattgTGCAGAATCtcaacacctgctaggtaagtattctaaccccccccttctacctttctaaccctaaccctccctacccatacccgcagcctaaccataaccttccccacaccctaaccctagcctcccccccaCCTAGCCCTTCCTGTTGTGTGTAAACCTAacttccctccccctctccccccgtttcccccgtagcctaaccctagccctccccaccATAACTACGATTGAGATGCCATCAGTCGGAATTCCGGCACCTGCATTGTGATGGATTTTGGTATCCCGGCGTCAGTCTACTGGCCAgcgttgggattccagcattggtatttcaactgccggcatcccaaacggcGGTATGCTGACCGGATCCTACTCCAGATACTTGCAAAAATCAATCCTTAGACCAACATACCGGTACAGctacgtttcagtgctttattatCCGCACTATCATTAGTCTGAAACTGTTTGAGCCTGATGACAGTGCGGataataaagcactgaaacgtagCTGTACCGGTATGTTGGTCTAAGGATTGATTTTTGCAAGTATCTGGAGTGGCGCACCCTATGAACacttgtatgtaagtatgtatacgTTTGTGAAGGCACCCGATCCATTGTGCATTAGGGGAGAGCCAGACCcattggaaaaaaataaataataattttatatatatatatatatatatatatatataaaatgacaaaAAAGGTGGCACTCAGAGTCTGTTTTCGTAGCAAGAAGACGTGTGTATTGAAAGTCTGTCGACAGTTTGACACCTTTTTTGTCATTGGATACTCATTTGACACCTTTTTTGTCATTGGATAGTCATTGTCATTCACTATCTTTCTGGATGGGCACCCGAGCATATGGGGCTTTGTACATTGAGTGCCGGCAGATCGTGGAGTGGTGTGTATAccagagacgtgcagtcaggggaggcaggggaggcagtgcctcccctgtcattaatgattaagttaatacaaagaagatgcatatgacacatattctgtgtcatatgtatcttcttaatattattctttacattgctcccctctttatgtgtttgggaggcaccgatcgtggtgcctcccgttgtcactggggaaagtatggggagcggggggcgggcaagggcggggactagccatgggctgtaaaagcccattgaaaatatatgggaaagcggcaccattagaggtgccgctttcctacagggacgtgctttcaacctatgaaagcacgtccctgtcagtgaggccacagtgattggccagcggatccgtcactggatccgctgtcaatcactgtgttggcgacgctggcggaggaggtgcgggcggctggatgcggcgatggtgcgggcggcgggatgcggcggtgcgggtggcgggttgcggcggcggtgcggcggcagaaatgtacctttatctgcagagtttggcagcggagcggttccagtttcaaaaatggcgcctcagcgtcatttttgaaattcaagatggccgccgcgagccaatcacggctcgccgcgtcatcgccccgccccctccggctgacttatataagtcagcccagtgctggttattgctcgggagggggagaccccatttttattttttggggttcccactttccgaggaattccaaccctgggctgactggctgggggggcagattaatgttatggcagggggacaccacactgagtgtctcccctgctatggcattactccccctggctggttctgcctagtgctggttttaccgaTGTGttggggggaccacacttttttttttctcggggggggggggggcggggggcttgttagctgccagtgcctccccaaccagtgacctcaccgcacgtcactggtgtatacAGTAATGCTGGTGGCACTCCTGCTCACCCAATAAAATAATGCAGACATAGGCTTGAGTGCGGTCAACTTTCCAGGGaccttattactgtatactgtatgtggttcTTCTGATTGCAAATGGCACCTAAACAAGTTGTGATCTTATCGGATTAGTGCCAGACATCATGCacttctcgtgtgtgtgtgtgtgtgtgtgtgtgtgtgtgtgtgtgtgtgtgagatgtttaTGCGATTTATGGCACCGCAACGTGGACATGTCAACTATCTCTATGTGTAGATTTAGACCCTTACCAGACCACTTAATTTATTTAGCTCCTTATATATTTGGCCCTTTACTAGGTTTTGCCCCTTTTGTACCCGCTAGTTACTGCACCGGTGTGTGCTCTAGGTTTTGGCAGTGTCCACCTTTGGAGCCCCTGTTTGCCCACTTTGAGGTCTGggtcattgtgtgacattacaccGGGGTTTGGGTATATGACATGGCACTGCTGTATGTGCTTACTTATCACATGTGTCATTTTGTGGATTAAGtttattttgtatgtgtattttatttttattttatttatttctattaaaaatttttgttactttttttttcCATAATTTTTTGGTCCTTTTGTATTTCACATTCTGCAGTTTTGTGTATTGTTATGTGTTTTATCAGCCACCGtgctgtttgttctattactgaTATGCCATGTGCTGTGGGGATCAGTATGTAAACCCAGCCGTCAGTATACTGCGGGATCCCGACCAAGGGTATGCCAGCATCGGGGCAAGTGCTAGCAAGGTGCCGGAGTTTACATTATCTTCCTTTGTAGGACTGCACACCACTATGTTGCTATTTTGTTTCTATatgttgttattttgtttctgtaggtAGTTACTATGTTTAAAGATCTTTGTTTCTAGTATTGCCATACATACTCCCGCTGATGTTTCAccaattgaggtcatgggttcgattctcaccatggtcttaactgtgtggagtttgtatattctcctcgtacttgcgtgggtttcctccgggtactccggtttcctcccacaatctaaaaatatactggtaggttaattgtttcccaacaaaaagttaccctagcatgaatgtgtgtgtgtacatgtggtagggaatatagagtgtaagctccactggggcagggactgatgtgaatggccaaatatcctctctgtaaagctctgtggaatatgtgtgcgctatataaataactggtaataaataaataatagtcaggagggtccctgccacacaaagagctgcagagaagggggcaggggAGCAAACAGAGTATGCCCATATTGGAAGGACCTTCTACTGTCAAGTTACGAGCTACTGTAGCTGCGCAGAGAGTGCTCGTTAGGTGCAGATGTAGTCACgatgagcgtggttacatctgtattacagtcacattaacaagggGTTTGTTCATTCATAGACTCTCACATTGCACTGTTCATATAAGTGGGggaaatggagatttttgaaggtAGGCGCTAGTCCCACCATATGTACAGGCCACACCCgctgtgcagaccacacctccacaaTACTGGTTACactccccacatcactagtcacacccttgctgtgctggtcacaccccatgcggcagcacacaataggcccttcataaatttcagctccaggcccaagtggaccttaatctggcactggctttaTCTGCACACACCTCCTCTCACAGCTCTACCAACCTCCTCTCTTCTTCCACAATCTCCTTCAACCACCACTGCCTTTAGGTCTTCCCTCATGCTGCTcccaagcagtgccgtaactagacattttggcgctatgtgcaagaaatggcatcggcgcccctcccccccccccccccaagtcattTTTTAAAATTACTGCTTTTAAAACTGGAGGGGACCATGGCCACTGATATTGTGGCACTTAGCACGTTTATTAAAGCAATGTCCAGATAAATCTTGGTATAATGCATGGTAGTGTCTGTAAATGGTTTTATCAATAATGGTAATGGTGTAACTGCTAATCTTTAAATCTCAGAAATAGAAATGAAGACAACTGAAAATATGACCAGTAAATTGATCATAATGAAgttataaaacaaattaaaaaaatatgCAGTTATAACATATATTAATAGCATGCATACTAAACAGTGTAATTATCTCTTTTAGTTAGCAAAGTTGGCTTTATAGAGGTGCCCTCCGAGCCTTCATACCTGCAAACTAATCTATCACACTATCAAAGTTAATGACACTTGTAAATTTATGTTCAATGGAGAGAATAGCCAAATTTGAAAGATGTTGTTGTCCTATTGAAGAAGTAGTTCTTTACTAATTTTAATCTACTAAAGCTCCGTTCACAAGATGCTACGGTTACAGGAATACTCAGGAAGATTCGCAGAGCTATATCGATATTGGGGTATGTAGAACTTAGATTCTAGTCATGTATAAGGTTCAAAATGTCCTCTGGTGTTGCTTTGCTACATGTTTGAGAGGGCAGGCCCAGTAAGGAATTCAAAATCAGTAGAGATTTCCATCATGGTTGCATTACGCCACTTCAGTTGTGCAATCAAAGTATCAATTACTTTAAAGAAAAGTCTTTGGAAAACCTGCTCAGTGGTCATGTTGAAACCTTCATCTGGAGCTTCATCATCATCAAGCCTTCTTCTCTTGCTTTGCCTCTTCATAGGAAATTCTGGAGAAAGATCTATTGACTGAGCAATGATGCCTGCTTCATTCACTACTGTATCAACCCCTTCTTCACGCATATTCTGTAGTTGATTCAGAAGTCCACCTGTCAGTGTTGCAGCTCGGTCAATTGATAATCCCTTCTTTTGCAATACTTGGTTGACGAAGTCTATATTATTTAAAATTTTACCCCACATAATAAGAAGGCAAATTAATGTAAAATTAATATGGTATATCAGGCTATCGGCTGTGAAATGTGTTTCTAGACATGTGGTATCGCTTATTTGGTGCAGTGCCTGCAGAACCCCTGGCAACTTGGTACTTAATGATTTCACAGCACGAGCTTTTGATGACCATCTGGTGGTACTATGACCTTAGAGTGTTAGTTTGAGAATTTTGGTCATTGTGTCCCATCTAGCTGTTGAACTCACAAAAAAAGTAAAGATTTTTTGAACAGTTGCAAAGAATGACACCATTTCCACAGAGGAACTGGCAGCTTGAACTCCAACTAGATTGAGCGAATGTGCAGCACATGGAACAAATCTAGCCAGATTGTTCACTTCGGCCAGTCGTGCTTGCACACCATTATATTTTCCTGCCATATTTGCTCTGTTGTCATAACCCTGCCCACGAATATTACTTGTATCTAAACCATCCTTGCAAAGCTTCTGTTCTATTTCAGCAGCAAGCCCACTGCCTGTTTTCTCAGTTGTTTCAATAAAGTCTATGAAGCTCTCTTCCACGCTGCATTTTCCATCTGAAATCCTAACATACCTTATTATTTCACACAGTTGTTCCTTGTGTACAGTGTCTGGGGTGCAGTCAAAGATAATCGAATAATATTTAGCCTCTTTTATTCTATTGATTATTTCTTGTCTCACTGTGTTACCAAGGAGGTTAATGCATTCATTTTGGATGGCTGGTAAAAATAGTTAACACTGCCTTTCTTATGTTTTTTAATATGACCTGCTAGCTCAGAATTGTATTGGCTTATGGCACTGGGGAAGTTAAGGAATACTCCCGAGTTGGGTTGGCCAAATGTCTCACATGAACCACGAAGAGCTAAATTGTTTGTGGCACAGAAGATTACTGCAGGAAGAATTATTTTTAAAACTTCTCGCCACTTCTGTTTTTCGGACGCAATAGCAGTTAGAAGTTCATTGTCAACTCCATGACCTATCTTCAAATTTATCTGTAAGGCTCTCCAATTTAAGACATTCTGACGGTGATCAGGCAAGTTTAGATGGTTTTCTATTCAGGGATTCAAATGCCTCCAATCAGAAAAGCCTTTCTGAGGATTTGCAATACTTGGAGTGGACTGGGAACTTTTTCCAAAAAGTATACATGGAAAACAAAAGACAGCTCTCTGCATCTCAGAATACATTAGCCATGATTGCTCTACTAGTTCACCGTTAGGTAGAGTATTAAAGAACCAGTCACGAGTAAATCGCCTTCCATCACTAGTGGTCGAGAGGGTGAAATCTGCATCTTTCCGTTGCTCTGGTCCATGTTTTACTAAATCGCACCTCACTTTATCTGTTATATTAGGCCATGAATGTGGAGCATTAAAATTAAGTGGACGCATTTCAGCCGTTTCACTAATGGTTGTGCTATCAGTGTCGATTTCTAAATTGTGACCCTTGTCAGCAGTTACAATTATTGTATCAAATTCTTCCTGAACATCTTCTCCTAAATCAGAAATCTCTGGCAGTGGTGACTCTGTTTTAGAGGTTCTTGCAACATCACCGGCACCGCTATCTGACTTTGCGAGCCATTTCTGAAAATTTTGGGAAAGCTTTCGTGCTTCCTGCTCTCTCTCTTGCCTCGTCGTTTTAAATTCTGCACCTGATGGTTTATTTGGGGGCATGGTTTGTTACTATAATAAAAGAATTTCAGACATTATTATTGTGATTTAATAAAGAGGCTTATCTCTACATACTGTTTTCATTTTATTCTTAAAAGTTATATatatggcagcacggatggtgcaATCGTTTGCATTATTGCCTCAAAGCACTGGGGTCATTGGTCTGATTCCCATCATGGCCgtatctgtgcagagtttgtatagtctccctgtgcttgtgtgggtttccaccgggtactccggtttcctcccaaactCCAAAtaaatgctggtaggttaattggctaccaacaaaaaTTTACCCtaccatgaatgtgtgtgtgtgtacatgtggtaggaaaaaaTAGAttagagcagggactgatgtgaatggcaaaatatattctctgtaaatcactaaagaatatgtgtgcgctatataaataactggtaataataaataagggTCCAAAGCACCTTACAGAGTgcatatgcatatacatatatttaaaacaACTAAAAATCCCATACAGCAGAAACATCCACAAACAGTTAGTAGGATGTAACCATGTACCATGTTCGCATAGGTATGATCTGCACCTACCAAAAAAATCAATGTAAAAATAGATAATGAGAGCACTACTTCTATGGTCTTTTTATTACAACAGTACAACAACTATATTATATTTATAATATACTATATttgctttttaataaattgttatattcttTATGAATACTATCTTTCCTGTTAGCTGTGCTCTCATTATCTATTTCATCACAGTTCACACTTACTGTACCAACAAGGTTCCAGAAACTGACAAAACAAATTTCCTAATTAACAACAGCAAGAAGAAACTaaagaggggtactcacggagagatccatgcttaaaatctaagcaatctaactagattgcttagattttaagcacggatctctccgtgtgtacccccacagtgaCAGCGATGAGCGGATCCACgcagcgctatcgctggtgctagatttggccgaatctagcaggtcgctcattttcaacgctgggtgaaatgagccccccccccctcctcgctcagcacacatcgggctgtgctgagcgggaaaagatgtgtgctgagcggtctgtgctaggatCACTGCACACATCTCTGGGCACATCTACCCGTGCGGGGACAATAGGAAGccagaacacataaaccaactctaTATATATTgtcagtagataaagtcaacctttctgtcaaacttgacaggtaccacacccacttctcctaggacccgcccccttttaatattaaatgatagtgttttatatcgcttaatataaaaatttatataaattgatagtgttcgatattaaaccgtattaaaaattattgcgtaacaccagtcacagagtgtcaagcagcaccagtcgcagaatgtcacgcaacgcagcgcgtcaaatcaggcggatgaaagatgcatattacacagtgttaaaaccaggtagttacaGACCGTCTTATTTCACATGGATTAGGCTGTACACATTCAAGCATCACACATTCCAGCAGTTGAAACATCAAGCTTGGCACACAtggtactaatttaaaaggtcattttaaatgtcacagaaacccctcagaagccacgatgtacaatttgaccatgaccatttcttagaagcaagggttcatcacacatggtactaatttaaaaggtcattttaaatgtcacagaaacccctcagaagccacgatgtacaatttgaccatgaccatttcttagaagcaagggttcatcacacatggtactaatttaaaaggtcattttaaatgtcacagaaacccctcagaagccacgatgtacaatttgaccatgaccatttcttagaagcaagggttcatcacacatggtactaatttaaaaggtcattttaaatgtcacagaaacccctcagaagccacgatgtacaatttgaccatgaccattttcgattgttatctctgtagaggaacattagcaccacctacagggttatgtgttgactcaaatcggatttttccatcttttggattaattacataccataatgagatatcatggtgatgggtcctaaagctatgcacagaatgcatttatattgcctgtgcgccttatacacacaacctgaaagtaattttagacaatattttttgtaattttagctacaaatcagtaagccagtgtatatttatggaatcataaaataattttgtattcatgtacattagttcataagaacttctgtataatgctttttatgaattaatattgtaattttagctacaaatcagtaagccagtgtatatttatggaatcataaaataattttgtattcatgtacattagttcataagaacttctgtataatgctttttatgaattaattttattattaaataatttatgagctttttatgagcctcatattctacagtataagatatacccatttggaatgacttccattcaatctatacaagtagtttagaccactcaggattttttttttttttttttaatttatttatttttttccttctgtatatataatataaatgtatttggtatgcgtttgatgcgctgtgtatgacatttaagaaacagctaaaagattatatctttattgtaactgaaaataattatcacaattactaaattatagactagagtttatatatttaaaagtcccgccccaagcatcttggaaatgtgggacggcgtaccacaggttggtgggggccatatggctcacagccagtgtTATAAGAACAGGACACAGCACTGATgtgcactgagaagaaatttcaactgaagctgcaccgctatacacacttgaagttataatggtaagtgttgttattattattattattattattattattattatcataattattattattattattattattattattattatatttatacatattgcatttttttttttatttttttatttttttttatttatttatttattttacaaatatggctctgaaggctgtttaaatatgtgggctctatgccacgatatacacactgttacacgattctgccctgccattgcatcctttgtttttaggcatacatgtataatatgttaatatttcaaacctattggacagttgcaaagcgcagtatgaactcatatgtgaaaTGCTACGTTTTTACTACTTCTTTTtgtgggtatacccacattgatgttgctgtttagcgatgcattgtaacacatagaacatatagcttttaataatgtgactgtctgaaggttatttaaatatgtggtaatagcgacatctagtggttcattttgggaatgcgccgccGGCTTTTAAtaatgtgactgtctgaaggttatttaaatatgtggtaatagcgacatctagtggttcattttgggaatgcgccgccggcttttaataatgtggctgtctgaaggttatttaaatatgtggtaatagcgacatctagtggttcattttgggaatgcgccaacacattatttcaactaattcgtttgatagatattaaccgtctctcattttcattattggttcagagacagacaatgcagaacatcaacagcaaaaacgctttcatggttagaaacagaccttcttcttctgatgatgatgatgaggctttgccaagttatcaaacctctcaaagtaagctatgtctataaatgacattgacgcgtttttatttatatttcaagtttaaatagtatgaaattatagtcaaggtctacaatttgttcatttttaaaagtttaaatagtatgaacgtacaacagtctggatacattgataagtaattattaaatagtaattattaaataattattattttctcatttttatttcccccgatttgacagtaatcacaaatacagagaatttcgatttgtctgttgatagtccctttggcttagacttcagcgctataccggattttaataatattttggaattggcgccagattgtgagtaacatgatatctttatttattttttattttattttatttttttattttttattcatttatttatttttccacggctaaagaattaaaaataaaccttgtacagttgtgctgatttgttgtcaactgtacacactttatattctcagtaatgaatcgctttttcatgttattctaattttataccgtatgtaatttttttttttttttcattttttcaccggctaaagatgccacaaaaatggatgatgcgacggctgatggtattctacgggatatattgaacaaacctgattattgtcacaacacctctatacagaacagcaatgttgttgatgagcaaccgtttttcccacacgcgacagggggtcgtgctaaaacattcgaatataaagcaggtgtctaatcaagcactgttatatggtatattgttatgcgttgatttaaatgctgattttcaggcagcgtcgtttatatttattttataatatatgtattacagatgacgctgtagcaatgcGATATGCGCCGACGATACCAACAGGCAGTGATACAGTAGCGCAAATACAccgtcttagtacaagcgggaaaatatcaaaacgcacaaccgccgctgaaacggaaagccatcaattcgcagcagcaggtgtgtaatcaaacactgtcatatggtatattgttatgcggtgatttaaatactgatttacatgcagagtcgtttatatttattttataatatatgtattacagatgacgctgtagcaagacgctatgctcctttgataccaacagtcagtgatacatgcgcgcagatacacaggcctagtacaagcgggaaaatatcaaaacgcacaaccgccgctgaagcggagaaccatcaattcgtaacgccggcaattgtacataagggcgttgctaggtcatcagttatggctgtgcataacggctgtatcgtcccgaacaaacgaaagccagctcgaccaagaacgaatgagagaagtcataattcaacatttacagatctgaaaagaaaattgtcatattccgaaaatgataagccgcaacggagaaggatcgcgttacaaactgtatcatgcgtaagtaatgatgttgctgtaacatcaaaacacacagcgtttaacactgcagaccgggatgtcgctggtaatacaaagactgtaaaggttaagagggcatcgcgtctctcaagaagtaatgttaagcaattgtcgcaatccgctgtaatcacaattccagatacacaggtttgttctgaaacagaaacaaggcacatagcaggcattggtttgttatcaaatattgactcaagaagtaatgttaagcaaatgTCGCAAGCCGATGTCAttactattaccgatacacaggattgctctgaaacagaaacaagacacatagctggtaatcctgtgatatcagatattgatgacataaatgggcaagagcttattacaaactgtgtagagtcaacgacacaagatccgcagaatagttctgatgaagtattatcagccgttgcaggaatacctggtgatactacaacggttgattgtgtaacatcaattcccaatatttttacaacgacagccctggtacacgcatcggctgatgcttgtgtaccggcgcgagggctagcgcccgacatagttgatgaatgtcaaaattcagaacaattaggccaagacgctgaaatacaattttacgcgttgttgggtaagatacgggaagatgttgagaacatgggcgtaaaagccggatacttgttaaaacacattaaaggtgtgtgccacggtagtaaatgtaaacaagacattgttaaagaagttgttgagacgtatatgaatgtcatgtcaaaatacatagatcggtcggttaagacaactgaatttattaaagccaacatacatcattttgcagaaataaatgaaactgatccgtgactaggcatgctaggcaatggtttgaaacgtgttttaaatttaaatgcctgtaaaaaaaaaaaaaaaccacgaattaaaccttgtttaacatacaggatctcacagttattccgacg contains these protein-coding regions:
- the LOC134966108 gene encoding uncharacterized protein LOC134966108; the encoded protein is MRQTMQNINSKNAFMVRNRPSSSDDDDEALPSYQTSQIITNTENFDLSVDSPFGLDFSAIPDFNNILELAPDYATKMDDATADGILRDILNKPDYCHNTSIQNSNVVDEQPFFPHATGGRAKTFEYKADDAVAMRYAPTIPTGSDTVAQIHRLSTSGKISKRTTAAETESHQFAAADDAVARRYAPLIPTVSDTCAQIHRPSTSGKISKRTTAAEAENHQFVTPAIVHKGVARSSVMAVHNGCIVPNKRKPARPRTNERSHNSTFTDLKRKLSYSENDKPQRRRIALQTVSCVSNDVAVTSKHTAFNTADRDVAGNTKTVKVKRASRLSRSNVKQLSQSAVITIPDTQVCSETETRHIAGIGLLSNIDSRSNVKQMSQADVITITDTQDCSETETRHIAGNPVISDIDDINGQELITNCVESTTQDPQNSSDEVLSAVAGIPGDTTTVDCVTSIPNIFTTTALVHASADACVPARGLAPDIVDECQNSEQLGQDAEIQFYALLGKIREDVENMGVKAGYLLKHIKGVCHGSKCKQDIVKEVVETYMNVMSKYIDRSVKTTEFIKANIHHFAEINETDP